The sequence AGGGGATGCTGCTGGCCGCGGAGAAGGGGCACGGCGGTCAGGCGTACTTCCTCACCGACGGCCCGCCCGTGGAGTTCCGCACCTTCATCAGCGCGCTCCTGAAGACACAGGGCGTGGATCCCGGGCACAAGACGATGCCCACCGCGCTGGCCGCGACCGTGGCCGTGGTCAGCGACTTCGTCTGGGACCTGTTGGGCCTCAAGGGCACGCCGCCCCTGTCGCGCACGGAGCTGCTGCTCGCGGGCCAGGAGGTGACGGTGAGCGACGAGAAGGCCCGGCTGGAGCTGGGCTACACGGGCAGCGTGTCGCGCGAGGAGGGACTGCGCGCACTGGCCGCGAAGGTGGAGTAGCCTGCCTGCCATGCGCAGGTTCGAGTTCGTCGACGGCAACAGCTCCAAGTTCTGGATGCCCGAGGTGCAGGGCGCCACGTTCATCGTCACCTACGGCCGCATCGGCACCGCGGGGCAGCGCAAGGAGAAGGTCTTCCCGGACGAAGACGCCGCCCTGAAGGAGTACAACAAGAAGGTCGCGGAGAAGGTGCGCGAGGGCTACGCCGAAGTGGGCGCCGAGGCTGGCGCCGCCCCCGCCGCCCCGCCCCCGAAGGCCGCCGCCGCCCCGCCCCCCGCGCTGGTGCTGCCGCGCCGCGTGGCCCCCGCCTCACCCGGCCCGGAGGCCGTGACCGCCGCCGCCGCCGCGCTCACGCTGCTCCAGTCCCGCCTCAAGGGCCCCAGTTGGCGGGTGACGCGGCTGGCGCGCAAGGCCCGTCAGGCGCTCCGGGCGCTGGGCGGCGTGGACCCCGCGGCGCACCCGGCCCTGGCCGCGCCCTTCGCCGCGCTGATGGCGCACGTGGTGGGGCCCAAGGCGGAGGGCCGGCTGCCGGTGCGCCACGCGCTGGGGCTCCTGTCCCAGGTGGACGTGGCGGCCTTCCAGCGCGCGGCGGAGATGTGGAAGGCGGCGCCCGCGGGCTCGGTGCCGCCGGGCGTGGCCGCGGCGCGGACGCTCAGCGACCCGGAGCTGGCGCTGCGCGTGACGGCGCTGCTCTCCGAGCGCCCCGACCTGCGCGACGGCTCCGAGGACGCGTGGACGAAGCGCTGGACGACGCTCAAGCCGCACGTGGAGGCCCACCTGTCCGGCGCGGGCCAGTCGCTGTCCGCCTTCGTGTCCAGCGTGGACGCGGGCGGCGACGCGCACCTGTCCAAGCGGCTCGCCCGGCTGGGAGCGTGACGCCGGGCGCCCGCGCGTCACGCCCGGGCCTACGGTGCGCCTTCCGCCGCGCTGCCACCCTCGGGCGCGGCGGGCTTCCGGAGGCTGGCGGCCGTGGGCTCGCGGTCCACCTCCTCCGCGGGATAGGCCAGCGCCGCGTCCAGGTACTTCTTCGCCTGCACCCGCCGCCGCTCCGCCTTCGACAGCCCCTCGGGGCTGAGCAGCGAGGGCTCCGCGTCGCCGGACTTCTCCACGACGTGACCGTCGCAGAAGAACCACTCGGTGCGCCCCTCGGGCGACAGCCGCGCGAAGTAGAGGTCCGGCTGGCCCACCTTGGAGGGCTTCGGGCACCACGTCTCGCGCGCCTTCGCCTCGCGCGCTGGGCCCTGCTCGCGCCACTGCTTCTGGGCCTCCTGCAGCGCCGAGGCCGCCTGAATCTGGGGCCCCAGCGCCATCAGGTCCCGCGCCTCCGTCAGCAGCGTCGCGCCGCGCTGGGCCAGGTCCGGGAACGCGCCCGTGCGCCGGAAGTCGCAGGCCTTCAGCGCCTGGAGGTTGGCCTCGTGCACCTTCAGCACCGGAGGCAGCGTGCGCAGGCCCTCCTCCAGCAGCGTCAGGTGCTTCGGGTGGTCCGGCCCCTTCGGGTCCAGGGCCTGGTCCGTCTCCTTGATGAAGCGCGCCAGCAGGCCGTTCACCGCGGTCAGCTCGTCCTGGAACCAGCGCGGCTCCGCGTCACAGGGGCTCGCCTTCGCGCCCGCGTAGTCCCGATACTCCGCCCGGGACATGCCCAGCGCGTAGCGCTGGACGGGAGGGGCCTGCTTCGCCGCGCAACCCCCGAACACCGCTCCCAGTCCCAGGAGCGCCATGGTTCGTGCCAGTGTCTTCATCCGGGCCATTCTGCCAGCCCTATGAGGGCAAACAACCGGCGTGGACCCCTCTTGGAAGGGGAGCGGCCGGGGGAGAAGTCGTGAGTGACAGGGTTGTGACAAAAGCGCCCCCGGGCTTTCCGGGAATGCGGCCTGGAGTACGAGGGGGGACATGAAGCCCCGGATCCTCCTCCTCATTGGGATGCTGGCCGCGGCGCTGGGGGTGTTCTACCTGCTGGCGGCCCCGGAGGCGCCCCGCGCGCTGACGTCGGAGCCCGAGTCCGTCTCCGCGCCGCTGCCGTCGCGCCGGCGGGTGACGGACATCACGTTCCTCTACAGCACGGAGAAGCGCGCGTGGGTGGAGGCGGCGCTCGCGGACTTCCAGCGCACGCACCCGCACGTGCGGGTGACGCTGGTGGGGCGGGGCTCGCTGGAGGCGGCGCAGGCCATCCTGGAGGGGCGGGAGAAGCCCACGGTGTGGAGCCCGGCGGACAGCGCGGAGCTGCGCATGCTCGCGGCGGACTGGGCGACGGAGCCCTCGCACGGGCCGCTGTTCGCCACGCAGGGTGAGGCCGTGCCGCATCCGCTGGTCATCACCCCGCTGGTCTTCGTGGGCTGGCAGGACCGGATGGACGTGCTGCGCAAGGCGGGCGGCGGCGCGGCCCTGTCGTGGAAGACGCTCCAGCGCGCGGTGGCGAGCGACCGGGGCTGGCCCGCGGTGGGCGGCCCGCCGGAGTGGGGCTTCGTGAAGCTGGGCCACACGGACCCCACGAAGTCCAACTCGGGCCTGCAGGCGCTCCTGTCCGCGACGCTGGAGTACCTGGGCCGGCGCGCGAGCGTGAAGGAGGCGGACCTGCTGGACCCGGGCTATCAGGCGTGGCTCCAGGGGCTGGAGCGGGGCGTGACGCGCTTCGAGCCGTCCACGGGCACGTTCATGACGGACCTGGTGCGCTACGGGCCGTCCCGCTACGACCTGGCGCTCGTGTACGAGAGCCTGGCCATCGCGCAGCTGGACCACGCGCAGGGGCGCTGGGGGCAGCTGCGGGTGGACTATCCGCCGGTGACGCTGTGGAGCGACCACCCGGCGGCGGTGCTCCAGGCGGACTGGGTCACACCTGAGCAGCGCGAGGCAGCGCTGGAGTGGGTGGCCTTCCTGCGCAGCCCGGCGGTGCAGGCCCGGGCGCTGGCGTTCGGCTTCCGGCCGGCGGACCCCACCGTGCCGCTGAAGACGCCGGACGCGGACAACCCGTTCACCCGGTTGGCGGCGCAGGGCATCCGCGTGGACGTGCCGCCCGCGGCGGACGTGCCGGACGCGTCCGTGCTGCGCACGCTGCTGGAGCTGTGGACGCGCATGGGTGTGGGGCGCTGAGCCGGACATCCTGCCCCTTCCAAAGGCCCGTTCACCCCATTTCCAGCCCGTCTGGCCGGCTCGGGGCGTATTGGTTCCATGAAGGGGAGGAAGCGCATGGCCATGCGAAGCGCACGTGGGGCCCTGGGGCTGGTGCTGCTCGGGCTGGGGTTGAGCCATTGCAAGGGGGACCCGGACGGGGCGGGGGACGCCGGCGTGGATGCGAGCGTGCCTCCTCTAGAACAGACGGTGATGCGGGACGTGCACCTGCTGGACGTGGATGCCCGGCAGCAGCGGCTCATCGCGGTGGAGCTGGATGGCGGCACGCTGGCCCACGAGCTGGCGAGTGGTGAGACGCGGCGCATCGCGCCCGGCGCCTGGAGTGGACGCTTCACGCAAGATGGCGGCGCCGTCGTCCTTTCGAGCTTCCCCCAGGATGGCATCAGCACGGCCTGGCTGTGGCGGCCCGGTGACGCGGAGGCGCGGACGCTGGGGACGCAGGTCTGGGGCGGCGTGGTGCTGAAGGAAGGCGCCGAGCCCTACGTGGCCTTCGCGGAGCGCACCGACGGGGGCGGGGCCGCCCTGCGCAGGGTGCTGCTGCGGGAGTGCGATGCGCAGGCCTGCACGGTCCAGACGCTGGCCCAGCTCGACGGGGGACTTCCCCTGGAGCCCGTCCTCCTCGCGGGGGAGCGCTTCCTCTGGATTTCGCGGGACAAGCGCGGGTGGGCCTTCGACACGGTGTCGGGCACGCTCGTCGAGGCGGGCGGGGACGTCTCCCACGTGCTGCGCATCTCCCCCAGCGGGAACCGCTTCGCGCGCGTCACGCCGGACCGGCATGTCCAGGTGCATGAGACCGGCACGGGGACCCTGCTCTGGGACGTGGTCGTGCCCCCGGACGACAAGAGCATCACCCAGTCCGCGTTCTTCGGGGAGGACACCTTCATCGTCAACACGTGGCGAGCGGGAAGCCCCGCGCCGTCGCCCCCGGAGCTGGCGTCCCATGCGTGCACCGCGCAGGGGTGCACCTGGTTCGCCGACTCGACGTGTGAGCCCAGGCAGGTGCGGGGGGGAACCGTCCTCTCCTGCTACGCCACGGACTGCTTCGGCGTCCGCTGCTCGCCGCGCTACGCGTTGATGCGCGAGCCGGGCGTGGTGTTCTCCGGGCGGAACTCCTCCTACGACCAGCAGCCCGCCGTGAGCGACGACCTGACGAGCGCGGTGTGGATGACCTACGAGCTTCGCAACCAGCCGGGGACCCGGACCCTGAGCTGGGACCGCGACCCGCCCGTGCAATCGCTCACGTTCCCGACGCAGATCAACCTGAACGTCTTCGACTTCGTGCCGGGGCAGCAGCGGTTCGTCTTCGTCAATCCCAAGCATGTGGCGGACGGCGGCGTGGAGAACGTCCTCTCCGTCTGGGACGAGACGGGCGTGGAGGAACGGGGCGTCGTCGAAGGCTATCCGGGCGGAGCCCTCATCCGGATGGATCCGCCCGTGCTCTACATGACCGGGTACGAACTGGGACCGGACGGTCCGCCCGTGGCGTCGGTCCTCCAGCGCTTCGCGCTCTGACACCGGAAGGTAGACTCCCGGGGGTGCCCTTCCTGTCCATGTTGGCTGTGGGGGCTGGAGGAACGGATGTCATTGCGACGCGGATGCAGGGTCCTGGGGCTGGTGCTGTTTGGAATGGGCTTGAGCCACTGCAAGGGGGACCCGGACGTGGGGGATGCCGGCGTCGATGCGGGCGTGCCTCCAATCCAGACGGTGCTGCGGGACGCGTACCTGCTGGACGTGGATGCCCGGCAGCAGTGGCTCGTCGCGATGAAGTCGAATGGCGGCGGCACGGTGGTCCAGGACCTGGCGACCGGGGCGACCCGGCGCATCGCTCCCACGGCCGCGAGCGGGCGCTTCACGAGCGACGGTAACGCCCTGGTCCTCACCTTCCCTTCACAGGAGGGACTCTCCACCGCGTGGCTGTGGCGGCCCGGTGACGCGGAGGCGTCCGTGATGGGTACCCGCATCTGGGGGCGCGTGGCGGTGAAGGAGGGCGCCACCCCGTACGTTGCCTTCGTCGAGCGGACCGCCGACGGCGGGGCGGACCTGAGCAGGGTCTTCCCCCCGGAGTGTGATGGGCGGGCGTGCCAGGTCGAGACGGTGGCGCAGGTCGAGGCGGGCCTGGCCACCGAACCGGTCCTCCTCGCGGGCGAGCGCTTCCTGTGGACGACGCTGGACACGCGCGGGTGGGCCTTCGACACGGAGCTGGGCATGCTCGCGGAGGCCGGAGGGGACCCGGCCTACAGTCTGCACATCTCCCCGAGCGGAAATCGCTTCGCGCGGCTCACGCCGGAGCGGCACGTGCAGGTGTACGACACCCGCACGCAGGCCCTGCTCTGGGAGGTGGCCGCGCCGCAGGGGAACGGAAGCGTCACGCGGGCCGCGTTCTTCGACGACGACACCTTCCTCATCGGTACGTCAACCCCCAGCTATCCGCCGCCCCCGGAGCAGAACTCCTATTCCTGCACTTCGCAGGGGTGCACCTGGATGGGCTCCACGGTCTGCGAGCCCCGGACGGTGCGCGGTGGGACGGTGATCTCCTGCGCGGCCCTGGACTGCTTCGGTAACCGCTGCACGATGGTCTACAGGTTGATGAGACGGCCAGGCGAGGAGTTCTCCTCCGTGGGCGAGCTCATCGAGCGCGCGCCCGCCGTGAGCGATGACCTGACGAGCGCGGTGTGGATGACCTACGCGCTGCGGGACAGCTCGAGTGGCCCCCGGAACCTGCGCTGGAACCGCGCATCGCGATCGCTCACCTTCCCAGCCGGGACCGACATGACGGTCTTCGACTTCGTGCCGGGAGAGCAGCGGTTCGTCTTCGTCAATCCGATCGCGGGCGCGGACGGAGGCGTGGAGAAGGTCCTCTCCGTGTGGGACGGGGAGACCGTGGAGGGAGTGGGCGTGGTCGAAGGCCGACCCAGCCACCCTCTCACCCGAGCCCACCCGCCCGCGATCTATCTGAACGACACCCAGCGGCAGTCGGATGGGGGCGCCACCTCGCCGGTCATCCGGCGCTTCGCGCTCTGACGCCTAGCGCGCCTGCGCCACGAACTCCGCGACGCGCAGCGCCCAGGCCTCCGCGGAGTCCAGCTCCGAGCGGGCGTCGGCGTAGCGGTCGAACGACGCCTCCGAGCCGTCCCGAGCGAAGAGCGCGGTGTTGAAGTCCTGCTGCGCCTTCATGAGCCACTGGCTCGCGCGCATGCGCAGCCAGTTCATCACCTGTGGCGTGGGCTCGATCTGGTTCAGATCCAGCGCCGCGGGGTGCATCTCCACCGACTCTCCAGCCTTCTCAAATTCTGGCGTCACGTTCATGGACCGGATGGTTGGCATGCACCCAAGAGCATGCACCCGGCCCGCATGGACGAGACAAACGTCGATGGTGAGCAGTTGGTCGCGCTGAAATCTTCGCTGCTTGACGGAACGTCGGACTGACGGGCTGCGTCAGATGACGCCTTCCCAACCCTGCCCCTGGCGGTGGAAGGCATCCCGGATGCCCTGAAAGGTGGACTCGGGAAGGGGGCCCTGCTCCAGGGTGCGAGCATTGGCGCGGAGGTTGTCCAGCCGCGTCGTGCCCACGATGCAGGTGGCGACGCCCGGCGCGAACGCGGTGAAGCGCAGCGCCAGCTCCGGCCAGTCCAGGCCGTCCGTCTGGAGGGCCATGCGCTGCATGCGGTCCCAGTACTCGCCCACGTCGTGCGCGTGGGGGCGGCCCGGGAAGCGCCAGGGCGCGTTGGCCAGGGGCCGCTTGGCGATGACGCCCACGCCGCGCTCGCGGGCCTTCGCCACGCCGTGGTCCAGCGCGCGCTGGTCGAAGAGGTTCACGGACGTCTGCACCACGGCGAACGCGCCCGTCTCCAGCGCGGCGTCCAGCCCGGCGTTGTCGCCGGAGTACGCGGCGGCGCGCACCTTGCCCGCCTGCACCGCGCGCGTCAGCGCTTCAATGAGCCCCGGGCGGTGCAGCACGTCCGGCGGGCACGAGTGGAAGTGCAGCACGTCAATCACCTCCGTGCGCAGCCGCTGGAGGGCCAGGTCCACGCCGCGCGTGATGCACTCGGGCGTCCAGTCCTCCACGCCGGGCACGCCGTAGCCGCACTTGGTGGACAGCACGAACTCCCGGCGGCGCGCGCCGAGGAACCTGCCGATGCGCTCCTCGGACACGCCATAGCTGGGCGCGGTGTCGATGAGCGTGATGCCCGCGTCCAGCACGCCGTGGAGCAGGGCCTCCGCGCCGGCGTCGCTCAATGCCTCACTGCCCACGGGCCCCGCGCCGAAGCCGAGCGCGGACACCGTGAGGCCGCTGTTGCCCAGGGGACGTTGAATCATCGGGTGGGGCCCTCGCCCCGCGCGGCCAGGTCGATGAAGCCGCGGATCCAGATGAGGTTCACCGCGTCGCACGCGTCCTGCGTCGTGGGCGTGGTGGTCTCCAGCGCGGCGGCATAGGGCACGCCCTGGCGCATGTACCAGTCGGTGACGCTGCCGTCGTGGAAGTAGATGAGGCCGTTCTCGTCGGCGTAGGCGTTGTCATCCACCTTGCGGCTCTTCACGACCGTGGCGTGCGCGGCGGCGGCCTCCATCAGCGGGCGGTAGGCGGCCTTGTCTCCAAACGTGTACGCGTACGTGGCGACGCCGCCCAGGTAGTTGTCCTGGTGGATGTCGAGCGCCGCGTCCGGAGCGGGGAAGCGGGCCAGGTCGCTTCTCACCGCGCGCGTCTCCTTGGGGCCGCCGTCGTACAGGGCCCAGCGGAGGATGGGCGGGTCGCCCACCAGCTCGCCGCGCCACTCGCCGGGGGCGATCTCGTAGCGCATGAAGTCGTTGTTGGGCTTCTCGCCGCTGCGGTTGTAGCGCGTGCCGTCCTCGAAGCC is a genomic window of Corallococcus macrosporus containing:
- a CDS encoding FruA-associating protein, FapA; translation: MHPAALDLNQIEPTPQVMNWLRMRASQWLMKAQQDFNTALFARDGSEASFDRYADARSELDSAEAWALRVAEFVAQAR
- a CDS encoding aldo/keto reductase, with the protein product MIQRPLGNSGLTVSALGFGAGPVGSEALSDAGAEALLHGVLDAGITLIDTAPSYGVSEERIGRFLGARRREFVLSTKCGYGVPGVEDWTPECITRGVDLALQRLRTEVIDVLHFHSCPPDVLHRPGLIEALTRAVQAGKVRAAAYSGDNAGLDAALETGAFAVVQTSVNLFDQRALDHGVAKARERGVGVIAKRPLANAPWRFPGRPHAHDVGEYWDRMQRMALQTDGLDWPELALRFTAFAPGVATCIVGTTRLDNLRANARTLEQGPLPESTFQGIRDAFHRQGQGWEGVI
- a CDS encoding WGR domain-containing protein gives rise to the protein MRRFEFVDGNSSKFWMPEVQGATFIVTYGRIGTAGQRKEKVFPDEDAALKEYNKKVAEKVREGYAEVGAEAGAAPAAPPPKAAAAPPPALVLPRRVAPASPGPEAVTAAAAALTLLQSRLKGPSWRVTRLARKARQALRALGGVDPAAHPALAAPFAALMAHVVGPKAEGRLPVRHALGLLSQVDVAAFQRAAEMWKAAPAGSVPPGVAAARTLSDPELALRVTALLSERPDLRDGSEDAWTKRWTTLKPHVEAHLSGAGQSLSAFVSSVDAGGDAHLSKRLARLGA
- a CDS encoding substrate-binding domain-containing protein, with protein sequence MKPRILLLIGMLAAALGVFYLLAAPEAPRALTSEPESVSAPLPSRRRVTDITFLYSTEKRAWVEAALADFQRTHPHVRVTLVGRGSLEAAQAILEGREKPTVWSPADSAELRMLAADWATEPSHGPLFATQGEAVPHPLVITPLVFVGWQDRMDVLRKAGGGAALSWKTLQRAVASDRGWPAVGGPPEWGFVKLGHTDPTKSNSGLQALLSATLEYLGRRASVKEADLLDPGYQAWLQGLERGVTRFEPSTGTFMTDLVRYGPSRYDLALVYESLAIAQLDHAQGRWGQLRVDYPPVTLWSDHPAAVLQADWVTPEQREAALEWVAFLRSPAVQARALAFGFRPADPTVPLKTPDADNPFTRLAAQGIRVDVPPAADVPDASVLRTLLELWTRMGVGR